The sequence TCACATTCAACCAACATTATCCTTTGAGAAATAATCTATAATGGAAAATAATACATACATGAAAAACTCAATGTATGTAATTTTGAGTCCACTCTCTCTCACAGTTCAATTTTTCACAATACATGAATTTCACTTTTCCAActttttattttgtagaattttttttaagGCATAGAAAACTAATTTATAAGAAGTTTATATACAAAATGAATAATAAATATTAGTGACCTACATCAATTGCACTCTACTCCTCATCTAAACTGTGTTTACTTCATATGGTTTCTATTACAAagtattaattataaatttaactctctcaaaattttattttataaaattcaaCTCCAATGAATGacaaaaatatcttcaaaatatcaatatcaacaacaaataataCATACTAGGAGTTAACAACAAACGTATTTAATGTAATCAATTTCTTAAGTTTAATCATtttcatataatattttttaattaatttgcatTCTTTAGatttttgaatattaaaataaattcatttatattACAAATAATTATCACTAATAAAtacattttttacattttttgattTGTATCCCTTAATGTATTCAGAGTATATTTTACCATCGGTGTAACCATTGCACcttgttttggtgcaagtgctagtatatGTGGTGCTTTCTTCTAGCTTATCATTTTTAGATTAAGAAAGTGAAGATGCATCATGTGGCAAACAATATTATGAAAAAATCACCCTAAAAAAATTATCAACATTTATGGTTTAAAAAATAGAACTCTTGATTAGGAAATTAAAATGAAACACCTCAAGGGATATCAATAACTTGTTTTCATGAGGTGTAGAAACATGgtaaaaaaatttataataaacTATCATTAATGTAATTTACATACCTTAACAAACCCTTTATGGTTTAATTTTGACTATTATTTTAGATAGAATTATGTAGATATGATCATTGTGCATAAGCTAATCCATGACCTTTTCATTCTGGTTGCCCAGGATATTATTCTAGCTAGCCCTTTTAAAAATTATGACCATTACTAGTTAATTATTATTCtactaatttaaattaattatttggtATTGTATATTTAAAGAAAGGTTTGAGctcattaattattattaaataagaTGAATTAAGAATATTGAAAGATTAAAACATAGAGAATATATATTATTATGAAATCAAGAGACAATCTTGACTCACCATTAAGGATGTTTAATACCCTTTCTATtcataataaatttatattttatttcttaacACCACACTTATAGATGAAAAAGTTTAGAGCATCAAGATTAgcaacaaaaaacaacaacaaagcaCCTAGGACTAAGAGAATCCAAAGAAATTGCTGGGACATTAAACTAAATAACCATAACTACGTAGTGTGTCCTTCAATTCCTCCTCCCATGGaagaattttattgtttttctttgtctTCATCCTTCCACTCTTGGTCACAACAGtgccctttcttttcttctttcggTCGATCTTTTTAGCAACTGTCACTAATGTAAATATTATGgcctatataattatattttaaaaaataataacttAATAGATTTCTTGAAACATGATACATTAGAATGACTAAATAAGGAATAATCAATGAAAAGGTTttcttaaattaatttaaaatattagtTCCATGATAATTGGATTAAATTTCTATAGATTTTATGTAAATTTAGATGTCTTGATAGATTATTGAGAGTGTAGGTATTTTTCTCATAAGGACTAAGCCTTGACTAGATACTTAATTGTATTGCCTTGTTTTACCAAGGTGCTTCCTTGTTCAATTGTACTTAGGAAAATGCAATGGTTGCAACATTCCTAATCTATGTTTGTGAGTATATTTATTGTTTATGTGTTAATTAGTGCATGTCTTTGTATGCTTAGTTCAAGCTATCAATTATTTTATCATAGATTTGTTAAGTTGTTGGATCAATAGTTTGATTGTTTTATTCAAATTTCAACACTATTTTAGCTAGTTATGAAGGCAAGAATGATTTTTTTCCTTACTATGATTTTGTTGGATTTGTGTGTTTGATTTTTACTATGATTGAACTATGACTAATGTTGGACACAATTGTTTTGTTTGATATTtagaataatatttattttttgtctCAACCTTTTactaataaaatattttacaatgaTATTCTTAAATTGACAACATTAGacatcattttttgaaactttttacATACTTACAAATGAATACAAATTATTTCTATTAATGATCAATGTTAAGTACTATAATCAATGACTCTTGATATCTATTAAAAGAAAAGATGGTGTTTCATTTTTCTTCACTGGAATTATTAAACcgtaaaataattaaaatagtcAACATATTGTTTTCATCCGTTGTActaataaaactaaaaaataattgGAAGGCAATATATTATTGCTTGGCAAAAGTCTACGATGAACTACCTAATATGAACGTCAAATGCAAGAGATGTCCACCAAAAGGAGGTCAAATTTTGGGATGCGTAAAGTGCAGATTAGTTAAAGGGAGTAAAGAGCAAATCTGACCCGGCATATGCCAAACTCAATTAACTTCCACATTTTTAAATCATGTGCTCTACGAAATCGAAATCCATATCAACAACGTTTATTTCGAGGGTGTTGTTTTGTCGTGTCTATTATGAAGTCAATAAATTGAAAAGCTATTTATTTATGTAACAGCAGGTGTGATGATCTGGAGTCTGATGATCTCTCTCAATCCATTTTTAGATTATCATCCTAAAACGTAGGGCAATCGTGTTCAACGTGACTGTGTAGTTCACCTTGATAAAAAAGAGCTACTTAAAAGTAGAATGATTGTAAAGGTAGGGAATGTTTAGACTTAAAATTCTGACCTCTTAAGCCGCAGAATAAGACTCATAAATCTATGTTACAAGTGTCATCTTGCAATTCCTCTGAAATCTGCAGTATCATCTGAGCGTAAAGCGTTTATCATGTGAAGCTTTAGGTATAGAAATGCTTGTCAAATTCTCCTAGGAAGTACAGAAATTTCTGTGAAATAAATTTGCTCATACGCTGGAACCGAGGATGAAGCTATATATATGACCATCTGCCCAGCTGTTTCCCACATTTAAGCTTTCGATCCTCTATTTTTAATCCCCTGTGTGTGCTCTTGGAATCATGGAATTAATGAAAGCAGATGAAGTAAAGTTGGATCAACATCTCTGGCTTATTCAAATCAAGGAAGGCCTGCAATTtcaggatgaggaagaagaagaaaaggagttATGTGTATCCGTTTTTGGTGTGCCCAAGGAGCTGTTGACAGTAACGCCAGAAGCATATATTCCGCAGTGCGTCTCCATTGGACCTTATCACCATTGGAGGTCCCAACTGTTCGAAATGGAGAGATACAAAATAGCTGCTGCGAAAAGATTTGAGAGGACGATAACCGGTAAGTTCGAAGCTGTAGTGGAAGAGATGAAGAAGTACGACTGGCAAATCAGGAACTGCTACCAGAAATTTCTTGACTACAGGGAGGAAGTCCTTGCATGGCTCATGGCTCTAGACGCGTCGTTCGTGCTCGAGTGCATGCAGTTCTACGTCAAACGAGCGGATCGCACTTCTTCGCAATAGTCATCCCAGGTGATGCGATTAGGCAGAGTTTTAGATAGAACTCGCAGAAGTGCAACCCATAATTCAATTATGAGAGATCTGATGATGCTCGAGAATCAGTTACCTTTGTTCCTCGTGCAGAAGCTGCTAGAAATGCAGTTGGGTTCTCAAGATAAGGCGGAAGAAAGGCTTTCCAATCTGGTGAGTCTCGTCTGTCAAGAATGGTCGCCATTTATGTTGAAGATGCGGGATAGTTCAAGGCTGTGCATAAAAGAGAGGGGTCACATATTGGAGGTGCTATACTACTCTATTGTCCCTGCAGCAGCAATGGACGATACCATTTCTAAGAAGAATGATGACGAGAATGTCTCTTTGCCGGACTCAACCTGCATAACGCGTGCTCTGAAAGCTTTATGGAACGTTCTCTCCTCGTTAAAAATCAGTCTTGCTCAACTCTTGTCGGCACTCTCTGAGCGTGTCTTAAAAGGGAGGCCTGTCCAGTTGGTGACGCAGTTGTCCACGAATCTTGTCTCTGCTTTTGAAACTCTATCCATTAAGCGCAAAGATGAAAATGATGAGGAAACAGATGAGGAGAGAGGATATTCCACAGTGGAAATTCCTCCAACATGTGACGAACTAGAAATTCCCTCGGTCGCCGAATTATACTCAGCAGGAGTAACATTCCG is a genomic window of Cryptomeria japonica chromosome 7, Sugi_1.0, whole genome shotgun sequence containing:
- the LOC131047261 gene encoding putative UPF0481 protein At3g02645, which codes for MRLGRVLDRTRRSATHNSIMRDLMMLENQLPLFLVQKLLEMQLGSQDKAEERLSNLVSLVCQEWSPFMLKMRDSSRLCIKERGHILEVLYYSIVPAAAMDDTISKKNDDENVSLPDSTCITRALKALWNVLSSLKISLAQLLSALSERVLKGRPVQLVTQLSTNLVSAFETLSIKRKDENDEETDEERGYSTVEIPPTCDELEIPSVAELYSAGVTFRPTDGDLTTIRFDKTSATLYLPKLRLDSSTEVVLRNLLAFETSVAPGALIFTRYADFMNGIIDTVEDVRLLRKSGIIYNHLADDGKVASLWNGMGKCVQLTRVKYLDQVIADVNRHYNNRWSVAAKKYVNKYIFRSWQLLTVLAARILLLLTCFQAFCSVYDCKRWWSDSNILQD